From a single Streptomyces sp. 1331.2 genomic region:
- a CDS encoding sensor histidine kinase: MATERSRTTPVARVLQVCLHLLVAGLLVLAVARSVLAGGTGPGGDPAAVAAAATAMGAAYAVGPQLAAVRRSRRAAALWLALLGVTWAGVLLATQDGVWLAFPLYFLELHLLGRRGGPVAVALTAAGAIAAWSWHQHSFSLAASIGPALGAAVATATVLGYQALYRESEQRRRLIDELTAARADLAAAHHTAGVLAERERLAREIHDTLAQSLSSIQLLLRAAQRALPERTEAAAGYVEQARQAAQDNLDEARRFVRALTPPALDGDSLPVALERLCATTTAQSGLPVKLHLSGDPVRLPAAQEVALLRIAQSALGNTVRHAQAARAEVTLSYMEGEVALDVFDDGAGFDPAAVAGRAGGDGGFGLPSMRARARALGGSFTVESAPGEGTAVAVQLPVGAVGPGGLEAPSPEVAP, encoded by the coding sequence ATGGCGACCGAACGATCCCGCACCACCCCCGTCGCCCGCGTCCTCCAGGTCTGCCTGCACCTGCTCGTGGCGGGCCTGCTCGTGCTCGCCGTCGCCCGGTCCGTCCTCGCCGGCGGTACCGGGCCCGGCGGCGATCCGGCCGCCGTCGCCGCCGCGGCCACCGCGATGGGAGCCGCCTACGCCGTCGGGCCGCAGCTGGCCGCCGTCCGCCGCTCGCGCCGGGCGGCCGCGCTCTGGCTGGCCCTGCTCGGGGTCACCTGGGCGGGCGTGCTGCTCGCCACCCAGGACGGGGTCTGGCTGGCCTTCCCGCTGTACTTCCTGGAACTGCACCTGCTCGGGCGGCGCGGCGGGCCGGTGGCCGTCGCCCTGACCGCCGCCGGGGCGATCGCCGCGTGGTCCTGGCACCAGCACAGCTTCAGCCTCGCCGCCTCGATCGGGCCCGCGCTCGGCGCGGCCGTCGCCACCGCCACCGTGCTCGGCTACCAGGCGCTGTACCGGGAGAGCGAGCAGCGGCGCCGACTCATCGACGAACTCACCGCCGCCCGCGCCGACCTCGCCGCCGCCCACCACACGGCCGGAGTGCTCGCCGAACGCGAGCGCCTGGCCCGGGAGATCCACGACACCCTGGCGCAGAGCCTCAGCTCCATCCAGCTGCTGCTGCGGGCGGCCCAGCGGGCCCTGCCCGAGCGTACCGAGGCCGCCGCCGGGTACGTCGAGCAGGCGCGGCAGGCCGCCCAGGACAACCTGGACGAGGCCCGGCGGTTCGTCCGCGCGCTCACCCCGCCCGCGCTGGACGGCGACTCGCTGCCGGTCGCGCTGGAGCGGCTGTGCGCGACGACGACGGCGCAGTCCGGCCTGCCGGTGAAGCTGCACCTCTCCGGTGACCCGGTGCGGCTGCCGGCGGCGCAGGAGGTGGCGCTGCTGCGGATCGCGCAGTCGGCGCTCGGCAACACCGTGCGGCACGCGCAGGCCGCGCGGGCCGAGGTGACACTCAGCTACATGGAGGGCGAGGTGGCGCTGGACGTGTTCGACGACGGGGCCGGGTTCGATCCGGCGGCGGTCGCGGGCCGCGCGGGCGGGGACGGGGGGTTCGGGCTGCCCTCGATGCGGGCCAGGGCCCGGGCGCTCGGCGGGAGCTTCACGGTGGAGTCGGCGCCGGGGGAGGGCACGGCGGTCGCGGTGCAGCTGCCGGTCGGCGCGGTCGGGCCGGGCGGGCTCGAAGCTCCCAGCCCGGAGGTGGCGCCGTGA
- a CDS encoding ABC transporter ATP-binding protein: MTLHLDRITLTYPDGDDRLTALDQVSLTVPKGSVTAVVGPSGSGKSSLLAVAATLITPDSGHVVIDGTDTADLGRAELTALRRTRIGIVFQQPNLLPSLTAVEQLQVMAHLDGRPPRAALPRALDLLDAVGLRDQAARRPHQLSGGQRQRINIARALMNDPTVLLVDEPTSALDHERGAAVLDLITDLTHRRATATILVTHDRTHLTAVDRIAEVHDGRLTVLSAV; the protein is encoded by the coding sequence ATGACTCTGCACCTCGACCGCATCACGCTCACCTACCCGGACGGCGACGACCGGCTCACCGCCCTCGACCAGGTCTCGCTGACCGTCCCCAAGGGCTCCGTCACCGCCGTCGTCGGCCCGTCCGGCTCCGGCAAGTCCAGCCTGCTGGCGGTGGCCGCCACCCTGATCACCCCGGACTCCGGGCACGTCGTCATCGACGGCACCGACACCGCCGACCTCGGCCGCGCCGAACTCACCGCCCTGCGCCGCACCCGGATCGGCATCGTCTTCCAGCAGCCCAACCTGCTGCCCTCGCTCACCGCCGTCGAACAACTCCAGGTGATGGCCCACCTCGACGGCCGTCCCCCGCGCGCAGCCCTCCCCCGCGCCCTGGACCTGCTGGACGCCGTCGGCCTGCGCGACCAGGCCGCCCGTCGCCCGCACCAGCTCTCCGGCGGCCAGCGTCAACGCATCAACATCGCCCGCGCCCTGATGAACGACCCCACGGTCCTGCTCGTGGACGAGCCCACCAGCGCCCTCGACCACGAACGCGGCGCCGCCGTCCTGGACTTGATCACCGACCTCACCCACCGCCGCGCCACGGCGACCATCCTGGTCACCCACGACCGCACCCACCTCACCGCCGTCGACCGGATCGCCGAAGTCCACGACGGAAGGCTGACGGTGCTGTCAGCGGTCTGA
- a CDS encoding aminopeptidase P family protein → MTTPPTGLNTGSHDLPVSPALAAFMGTQWAATPLPADLRVPGHHHFPGRRARLSAAFPGERLIVPAGRLKVRCNDLDHRFRPHSAYVWLTGLTGEDQADHVLVLEPAGPEGHEPVLYLRPRSPRDGGEFYRDRRYGEFWVGSRPDLAEAARLTGVRTEHLDDLDTLLSGPQPPTRVLAGTDARVDDATGRPGAGTASDGELAAVLSELRLVKDTWEVEQLQLAVDHTVTGFEDVVRALPTALRHHRGERWIEGVFDLRARAEGNGTAYTTIAASGAHACVLHWIRNDGALDPNSLLLLDAGVETDTLYAADITRTLPLSGTFTPVQRQAYDLVLAAQSAGIAALRPGARFRDFHRAAMRVIAEGLADWGVLRIPAEQALAEDNGLYRRYTLCGSGHMLGLDYHDCAKSRADRYLDGTLEEGMVLTVEPGLYLQPDDETLPTELRGLGIRIEDDLVITQDGAHLMSSALPRTADAIESWMATLLS, encoded by the coding sequence GTGACCACGCCCCCGACCGGCCTCAACACCGGGAGTCACGACCTCCCGGTCTCCCCCGCCCTCGCCGCCTTCATGGGCACCCAGTGGGCCGCCACCCCCCTCCCCGCCGACCTCCGCGTCCCCGGCCACCACCACTTCCCCGGCCGCCGCGCCCGCCTCTCCGCCGCCTTCCCCGGCGAACGGCTGATCGTCCCGGCCGGCCGGCTCAAGGTCCGCTGCAACGACCTGGACCACCGCTTCCGCCCGCACAGCGCGTACGTCTGGCTCACCGGACTCACCGGCGAGGACCAGGCCGACCACGTCCTCGTCCTCGAACCGGCCGGCCCCGAAGGCCACGAACCCGTCCTCTACCTGCGCCCCCGCTCCCCGCGCGACGGCGGCGAGTTCTACCGCGACCGCCGCTACGGCGAGTTCTGGGTCGGCTCCCGCCCCGACCTCGCCGAGGCCGCCCGGCTCACCGGGGTGCGCACCGAACACCTCGACGACCTCGACACGTTGCTCTCCGGCCCGCAGCCGCCCACCCGCGTCCTGGCCGGCACCGACGCGCGGGTGGACGACGCCACCGGACGGCCCGGCGCCGGCACCGCCTCGGACGGCGAACTCGCCGCCGTCCTCTCCGAGTTGCGCCTGGTCAAGGACACCTGGGAGGTCGAGCAGCTGCAACTCGCCGTCGACCACACCGTCACCGGCTTCGAGGACGTCGTCCGCGCCCTGCCCACCGCACTGCGCCACCACCGCGGCGAACGCTGGATCGAGGGCGTCTTCGACCTGCGCGCCCGCGCCGAGGGCAACGGCACCGCCTACACCACCATCGCCGCCTCCGGCGCCCACGCCTGCGTCCTGCACTGGATCCGCAACGACGGCGCCCTCGACCCGAACTCCCTGCTCCTGCTGGACGCCGGCGTCGAAACCGACACCCTCTACGCCGCCGACATCACCCGCACCCTCCCGCTCTCCGGCACCTTCACCCCCGTCCAGCGCCAGGCCTACGACCTCGTCCTCGCCGCCCAGAGCGCCGGCATCGCCGCCCTGCGCCCCGGCGCCCGCTTCCGCGACTTCCACCGCGCCGCCATGCGGGTCATCGCCGAAGGCCTCGCCGACTGGGGCGTCCTGCGCATCCCCGCCGAACAGGCCCTCGCCGAGGACAACGGCCTCTACCGCCGCTACACGCTCTGCGGCAGCGGCCACATGCTCGGCCTCGACTACCACGACTGCGCCAAGTCCCGCGCCGACCGCTACCTCGACGGCACCCTGGAGGAAGGCATGGTCCTCACCGTCGAGCCCGGCCTCTACCTCCAGCCCGACGACGAAACCCTCCCCACCGAACTGCGCGGTCTCGGCATCCGCATCGAGGACGACCTCGTCATCACGCAGGACGGCGCCCACCTGATGTCGAGTGCCCTCCCCCGCACCGCCGACGCCATCGAGTCCTGGATGGCCACCCTGCTGAGCTGA
- a CDS encoding ABC transporter permease, which translates to MSTTTPSGAEGRAGAERGVTVEAAPASAAGPTGRGPWRLVWDQLWAKGAARFGLVTVALLVLLAALAGPLSDLGGWTPEEFDKRAVDPYLGGLPIGDFGGVGTRHWLGVEPATGRDLFARVLHGGQVSLLIAFTATAVVVVVGTLAGIAAGYFGGRTDAVLSRLMDLTMSFPSLIFMISMMSVAKDVNRVVLMTLVIGLFGWPGIARVVRGQTLSLKHREYVEAAKVGGARSWRILTREILPNVSGPIIAYTTLLVPGMIATEAALSYLGVGVRPPTPSWGQMIAESISFYETDPTYFLIPTAFLFLAVLAFTLLGDALRDILDPRGGRS; encoded by the coding sequence ATGAGTACCACCACCCCCTCGGGCGCCGAAGGCCGCGCCGGCGCCGAGCGAGGAGTCACAGTCGAGGCGGCCCCCGCCTCGGCCGCCGGTCCCACCGGGAGGGGGCCCTGGCGGCTGGTCTGGGACCAGCTCTGGGCCAAGGGCGCGGCCCGGTTCGGCCTGGTCACCGTCGCGCTGCTGGTCCTGCTGGCCGCGCTGGCGGGCCCGCTGAGCGACCTCGGCGGCTGGACCCCCGAGGAGTTCGACAAGCGCGCGGTGGACCCGTACCTCGGCGGCCTGCCGATCGGCGACTTCGGCGGGGTCGGCACCCGGCACTGGCTGGGCGTCGAACCCGCCACCGGGCGCGACCTGTTCGCCCGGGTCCTGCACGGCGGCCAGGTCTCCCTGCTGATCGCCTTCACCGCGACCGCCGTCGTCGTGGTCGTCGGCACCCTGGCGGGCATCGCGGCCGGCTACTTCGGCGGCCGCACCGACGCCGTGCTCTCCCGGCTGATGGACCTCACCATGTCCTTCCCGTCCCTGATCTTCATGATCTCGATGATGTCGGTGGCCAAGGACGTCAACCGGGTCGTCCTGATGACCCTGGTGATCGGCCTGTTCGGCTGGCCCGGCATCGCCCGGGTGGTGCGCGGCCAGACCCTCTCGCTCAAGCACCGCGAGTACGTCGAGGCCGCCAAGGTCGGCGGCGCCCGCTCCTGGCGGATCCTCACCAGGGAGATCCTGCCGAACGTCTCCGGCCCGATCATCGCCTACACCACGCTGCTGGTCCCCGGCATGATCGCCACCGAGGCCGCGCTCAGCTACCTCGGCGTCGGCGTCCGTCCGCCGACCCCGTCCTGGGGCCAGATGATCGCCGAGAGCATCAGCTTCTACGAGACCGACCCGACGTACTTCCTGATCCCGACGGCCTTCCTGTTCCTCGCCGTGCTCGCCTTCACCCTGCTCGGCGACGCGCTGCGCGACATCCTCGACCCCAGAGGAGGCCGGTCGTGA
- a CDS encoding ABC transporter substrate-binding protein yields MTRRTHAALAAALAATLTLGLGACKNDKSDSGGSTTAGSTQAPGAASGSIVGGTPVKGGTLTVLSNQDFAHLDPARNWTMPNMDFGIRLLYRTLVTFKAEPGAAGSEIVPDLATDLGRSSDGGKTWAFTLKDGVKYEDGTAIKSADIKYNVERSFAPDLTGGPDYAQQYLAGGENYKGPLTGEHLAGIETPDDKTIVFHLKRPVAEFSYTATLPTFAPVPQSQDKGTQYDLRPFSSGPYKIETYDRGKQLVLVRNAAWDQSTDPVRKAYPDKIVVTQGLKGGQVDDRIIASEGADASTVEWMGLRPESIAKVLPKPDVKNRLIAEQQGCTDMLYPNTSKAPFDDPKVREALLYAVDRDAQVTANGGPAMADPATSYLPPALTGGTKVDSLKIPATGDVEKAKQLLKDAGKTDLKVSLTVSSGDKTRAEALQQSLAKVGIQVTITTADPSVYYDTIGDTKNAPDLAILGWCPDYPSGATFLPMVFDGRTIKEKGNQGNVEQFRDQATSDRIDQISAMTDVTEANKAWLQLNDDLLKKAPTVPLIWQRRPLLAGTNIAGAFGHPVWTGQWDFATIGLKDPSKSQG; encoded by the coding sequence ATGACCAGGCGCACCCACGCCGCCCTCGCGGCGGCCCTCGCGGCGACCCTCACCCTCGGCCTCGGGGCCTGCAAGAACGACAAGAGCGACAGCGGCGGCAGCACCACGGCCGGCAGCACCCAGGCCCCGGGCGCCGCGTCCGGATCCATCGTCGGCGGCACCCCGGTCAAGGGCGGCACCCTGACCGTGCTGTCCAACCAGGACTTCGCCCACCTCGACCCGGCCCGCAACTGGACCATGCCGAACATGGACTTCGGCATCCGGCTGCTCTACCGCACCCTGGTCACCTTCAAGGCCGAACCCGGCGCCGCCGGCAGCGAGATCGTCCCCGACCTCGCCACCGACCTCGGCCGCTCCTCGGATGGCGGGAAGACCTGGGCCTTCACCCTCAAGGACGGCGTCAAGTACGAGGACGGCACGGCGATCAAGTCCGCCGACATCAAGTACAACGTCGAGCGCTCCTTCGCCCCGGACCTCACCGGCGGCCCCGACTACGCCCAGCAGTACCTGGCGGGCGGCGAGAACTACAAGGGCCCGCTGACCGGCGAGCACCTGGCCGGCATCGAGACCCCGGACGACAAGACGATCGTCTTCCACCTCAAGCGTCCGGTCGCCGAGTTCTCGTACACCGCGACCCTGCCGACCTTCGCGCCCGTGCCGCAGTCCCAGGACAAGGGCACCCAGTACGACCTGCGGCCGTTCTCCTCCGGCCCGTACAAGATCGAGACCTACGACCGCGGCAAGCAGCTGGTGCTCGTCCGCAACGCCGCTTGGGACCAGTCCACCGACCCGGTCCGCAAGGCCTACCCGGACAAGATCGTGGTCACCCAGGGCCTCAAGGGCGGCCAGGTCGACGACCGGATCATCGCGAGCGAGGGCGCGGACGCCTCCACCGTCGAGTGGATGGGCCTGCGCCCGGAGTCGATCGCCAAGGTGCTGCCCAAGCCGGACGTGAAGAACCGGCTGATCGCCGAGCAGCAGGGCTGCACCGACATGCTCTACCCCAACACCTCCAAGGCGCCCTTCGACGACCCGAAGGTCCGCGAGGCGCTGCTGTACGCGGTGGACCGCGACGCGCAGGTGACCGCCAACGGCGGCCCGGCGATGGCCGACCCGGCCACCTCCTACCTGCCGCCCGCGCTGACCGGCGGAACCAAGGTCGACAGCCTGAAGATCCCCGCCACCGGCGACGTCGAGAAGGCCAAGCAGCTGCTCAAGGACGCCGGCAAGACCGACCTGAAGGTCTCGCTGACCGTCTCCTCCGGCGACAAGACCCGGGCCGAGGCGCTGCAGCAGTCGCTGGCCAAGGTCGGCATCCAGGTCACCATCACCACCGCCGACCCGTCCGTCTACTACGACACCATCGGCGACACCAAGAACGCGCCCGACCTGGCCATCCTCGGCTGGTGTCCGGACTACCCCTCGGGCGCCACCTTCCTGCCGATGGTCTTCGACGGCCGCACCATCAAGGAGAAGGGCAACCAGGGCAACGTCGAGCAGTTCCGCGACCAGGCCACCTCGGACCGGATCGACCAGATCAGCGCGATGACCGACGTCACCGAGGCCAACAAGGCGTGGCTGCAGCTCAACGACGACCTGCTGAAGAAGGCGCCGACCGTGCCGCTGATCTGGCAGCGCCGCCCGCTGCTGGCCGGGACGAACATCGCCGGCGCCTTCGGCCACCCGGTGTGGACCGGTCAGTGGGACTTCGCCACGATCGGCCTCAAGGACCCCTCCAAGAGCCAGGGCTGA
- a CDS encoding nitronate monooxygenase gives MAVRPALETLAVPVIAAPMAGGASTPELAAAVNRAGGLGFLAAGYRSAAAMVEQIALLRKSTERPYGVNLFVPAPPGDGEAVAAYRERLRPEAERWGVELPAEIGPDRDDWDAKLAALLADPVPVVSYTFGLPTAEEAAAFRAAGTLQVGTVTTPEEARAAEAAGMDALCVQGPEAGGHRATHRAADLPGELPLLRLLPAVRAVTALPLIAAGGLGDGAAIAAALRAGAVAVQLGTALLRSDESGASAAHRAALTELPETTVTRAFTGRPARGLRNAFIDRHGPYAPPAYPEVHHLTAPLRAAAARRGDTTAMHLWAGTAHHLARSGPAEQIVADLWSSARG, from the coding sequence ATGGCCGTCCGTCCCGCCCTCGAAACGCTCGCCGTGCCGGTGATCGCCGCGCCCATGGCGGGCGGCGCCTCCACGCCGGAACTCGCGGCCGCGGTGAACCGGGCCGGCGGGCTGGGGTTCCTCGCGGCGGGGTACCGCAGCGCCGCGGCGATGGTCGAACAGATCGCGCTGCTGCGGAAGTCGACCGAACGGCCGTACGGGGTGAACCTCTTCGTCCCCGCCCCTCCTGGGGACGGGGAGGCGGTGGCCGCCTACCGCGAGCGGCTGCGGCCCGAGGCCGAACGGTGGGGGGTGGAGCTGCCGGCCGAGATCGGGCCGGACCGGGACGACTGGGACGCCAAGCTCGCCGCGCTGCTCGCCGACCCGGTGCCGGTGGTCTCGTACACCTTCGGGCTGCCGACGGCGGAGGAGGCGGCCGCGTTCCGGGCGGCCGGGACGCTGCAGGTGGGGACCGTCACCACGCCCGAGGAGGCGCGGGCGGCAGAGGCGGCCGGGATGGACGCGCTGTGCGTGCAGGGCCCGGAGGCGGGGGGCCACCGGGCCACCCACCGCGCCGCGGACCTGCCGGGGGAGCTGCCGCTGCTCCGACTGCTGCCCGCGGTACGGGCGGTGACGGCGCTGCCGCTGATCGCCGCCGGCGGCCTCGGGGACGGCGCGGCGATCGCGGCGGCGTTGCGGGCCGGGGCGGTCGCGGTGCAGCTGGGGACGGCGCTGCTGCGCTCGGACGAGTCCGGCGCCTCGGCCGCCCACCGGGCGGCGCTCACCGAACTCCCGGAGACCACCGTCACCCGCGCCTTCACCGGCCGCCCCGCCCGCGGCCTGCGCAACGCCTTCATCGACCGCCATGGCCCGTACGCCCCGCCCGCCTACCCCGAGGTTCACCACCTCACTGCCCCCCTGCGGGCCGCTGCCGCCCGCCGCGGAGACACCACCGCCATGCACCTCTGGGCCGGCACGGCCCACCACCTGGCCCGCTCCGGCCCGGCGGAGCAGATCGTCGCGGACCTGTGGAGCAGCGCGCGGGGGTAG
- a CDS encoding Uma2 family endonuclease — MSAAAVEEPMEQPTLLEAAELISNQFAGHRVEIVGSQITVTPLPKASHGKSLSRLMRVLFAAGLDGDEVDVLQNVGIWLPTGPSDYAVPDLSIADSDIDDHLIEYNCYDPAVFRLVLEVTSSNLSDDLKRKPTVYATAGVPVYVIVDRTNQRVMVLTEPQDDEYRVHAVHHRGQSFTLPESIGAPVTLAVDDVLAAKK; from the coding sequence GTGTCCGCCGCAGCAGTGGAAGAGCCCATGGAGCAGCCGACGCTGCTCGAAGCCGCCGAGCTGATCTCCAACCAGTTCGCCGGGCACCGGGTCGAGATCGTCGGGAGCCAGATCACCGTGACGCCACTGCCGAAGGCTTCGCACGGCAAGTCGCTGAGCCGCCTCATGCGGGTGCTGTTCGCGGCCGGCCTCGACGGGGACGAGGTCGACGTCCTGCAGAACGTCGGGATCTGGTTGCCGACTGGGCCATCGGACTATGCCGTGCCCGATCTGTCGATCGCTGACTCCGACATCGATGACCACCTGATCGAGTACAACTGTTACGACCCAGCGGTCTTCCGTCTCGTACTGGAGGTCACCTCATCGAACCTGAGCGATGATCTGAAGCGGAAACCCACCGTGTACGCCACGGCCGGGGTACCCGTTTACGTCATCGTGGACCGCACGAACCAGCGCGTCATGGTGCTGACCGAGCCGCAGGACGACGAGTACCGCGTGCACGCCGTCCACCACCGGGGTCAGTCGTTCACCTTGCCGGAGTCGATCGGAGCGCCGGTGACGCTCGCGGTGGACGACGTGCTTGCCGCCAAGAAGTAG
- a CDS encoding ABC transporter permease yields MILYLCRRLLAAAGILLAVCAITFTIFYLLPSDPAVAACGKTCSPERIAEVKVAMGLDKPVWEQFLSYLTGIFAGRDYGSGPSATHCGFPCLGYSYEYSLPVWNLLTDRLPVSVSLAVGASVLWLVLGLGAGVTSALRKGSTTDRTLMVLSVGAASLPVYFTSIMLIWGVVRTAGLLPYPAYHAFTDNPFAWASNLLLPWIALALLYAAMYARQSRNSMIEAMAEPYIRTARAKGLPPRTVTVKHGLRSGMTPILTIFGMDLGGLLAGAVITESIFGLPGVGRLFYDALVRSDQPVILGVTLLAAAFIVAANLLVDLLYAYVDPRVRY; encoded by the coding sequence GTGATCCTCTACCTCTGCCGCCGGCTGCTCGCCGCGGCCGGCATCCTGCTCGCCGTCTGCGCGATCACCTTCACCATCTTCTACCTGCTGCCCTCCGACCCCGCCGTGGCCGCCTGCGGCAAGACCTGCAGCCCCGAGCGGATCGCCGAGGTCAAGGTGGCGATGGGCCTGGACAAGCCGGTCTGGGAACAGTTCCTCAGCTACCTCACCGGCATCTTCGCCGGGCGTGACTACGGCAGCGGGCCGAGCGCCACCCACTGCGGCTTCCCCTGCCTCGGGTACTCCTACGAGTACTCGCTGCCGGTCTGGAACCTGCTCACCGACCGGCTGCCGGTCTCCGTCTCGCTGGCCGTCGGCGCCTCCGTGCTCTGGCTGGTCCTCGGCCTCGGCGCGGGCGTCACCTCGGCGCTGCGCAAGGGCAGCACGACCGACCGGACGCTGATGGTGCTCTCGGTGGGCGCCGCCTCGCTGCCGGTCTACTTCACCTCGATCATGCTGATCTGGGGCGTCGTCAGGACGGCCGGACTGCTGCCCTACCCGGCGTACCACGCGTTCACCGACAACCCCTTCGCGTGGGCCTCCAACCTGCTGCTGCCGTGGATCGCCCTGGCCCTGCTGTACGCGGCCATGTACGCCCGGCAGAGCCGCAACTCGATGATCGAGGCGATGGCCGAGCCGTACATCCGCACCGCCCGGGCCAAGGGCCTGCCGCCGCGGACGGTCACCGTCAAGCACGGGCTGCGCTCCGGGATGACGCCGATCCTGACCATCTTCGGGATGGACCTCGGCGGACTGCTGGCCGGCGCCGTCATCACCGAGTCGATCTTCGGCCTGCCCGGGGTCGGACGGCTCTTCTACGACGCGCTGGTCCGCTCCGACCAGCCCGTCATCCTCGGCGTCACCCTGCTCGCGGCCGCCTTCATCGTCGCCGCGAACCTGCTGGTCGACCTGCTCTACGCCTATGTCGACCCGAGAGTGAGGTACTGA
- a CDS encoding response regulator transcription factor, translating to MIRLLIADDHPVVRAGLRAVLESEPDFTIVAEAATAERAVELAAGPEVDVVLMDLQFGPGSAMNGAQATAAITARAGAPRVLVVTTYDTDADTLPALEAGATGYLLKDAPPEELAQAVRAAAAGRSALAPSVADRLLERMRTPAAALSARETEVLGLVADGLTNQQISQRLHLSQATVKSHLVHIYTKLGVDSRTAAVREARGRGLIRRA from the coding sequence GTGATCCGGCTGCTGATCGCCGACGACCACCCGGTGGTGCGGGCCGGGCTGCGCGCCGTGCTGGAGAGCGAGCCGGACTTCACCATCGTCGCGGAGGCCGCGACCGCCGAGCGGGCCGTCGAACTGGCAGCCGGGCCGGAGGTCGACGTGGTGCTGATGGACCTGCAGTTCGGGCCCGGCTCGGCGATGAACGGGGCGCAGGCCACCGCCGCGATCACCGCCCGGGCGGGCGCGCCGCGGGTGCTGGTCGTCACCACGTACGACACCGACGCCGACACCCTGCCCGCGCTGGAGGCCGGTGCGACCGGCTACCTGCTGAAGGACGCGCCGCCGGAGGAACTGGCGCAGGCCGTCCGGGCCGCCGCGGCCGGACGCTCGGCCCTGGCGCCCAGCGTCGCCGACCGGCTGCTGGAGCGGATGCGGACGCCCGCGGCGGCGCTCAGCGCGCGGGAGACCGAGGTGCTGGGGCTGGTCGCGGACGGGCTGACCAACCAGCAGATCAGCCAGCGGCTGCACCTGAGCCAGGCCACCGTGAAGTCCCATCTGGTGCACATCTACACCAAGTTGGGGGTGGACTCGCGTACGGCGGCGGTGCGGGAGGCGCGCGGGCGGGGGTTGATCCGCCGCGCGTAG
- a CDS encoding ABC transporter permease, producing the protein MFVAWRDLGFAKGRFALMGTVIVLITVLVGLLSGLTAGLGRQNISAITGLPADHLVFGRPADGQKLSFTDSQVTPDQWQAWAREPDVTSAQPLGITTTKAAAGKRTAALSAFGVPDGSGLAPQGSRIAPGRAVLSKTAAENLGGLTPGADLTLAGHPLRVAAVDGDAAYSHTPVIWTSLTDWQQLAPGGAGHATVIALTTAKGADLAAADARHGTESRTRDDALAAIGSYTSENGSLQLMRGFLFAISALVIGAFFTVWTIQRSGDIAVLKALGASTRYLLRDALGQAVLLLVLGTAVGTAIAAGFGALIGSAVPFVLDAPTVLLPAVVMIALGAVGAALSIRRITSVDPLTALGSAR; encoded by the coding sequence GTGTTCGTCGCCTGGAGGGACCTGGGGTTCGCCAAGGGGCGGTTCGCCCTGATGGGAACCGTCATCGTGCTGATCACCGTGCTGGTCGGCCTGCTGTCGGGGCTGACCGCCGGGCTCGGCCGGCAGAACATTTCCGCGATCACCGGCCTGCCCGCCGACCACCTGGTGTTCGGCCGGCCGGCCGACGGGCAGAAGCTTTCCTTCACCGACTCCCAGGTCACGCCCGACCAGTGGCAGGCCTGGGCCCGCGAGCCCGACGTCACCTCCGCCCAGCCGCTCGGCATCACCACCACCAAGGCCGCCGCCGGAAAGCGCACCGCCGCCCTCTCCGCCTTCGGCGTGCCGGACGGCTCCGGGCTGGCCCCCCAGGGCAGCCGGATCGCCCCCGGCCGGGCCGTGCTGTCGAAGACCGCCGCCGAGAACCTGGGCGGCCTCACTCCCGGCGCCGATCTCACCCTCGCCGGGCACCCGCTGCGGGTCGCCGCCGTCGACGGCGACGCCGCGTACAGCCACACCCCGGTGATCTGGACCAGCCTCACCGACTGGCAGCAGCTCGCCCCGGGCGGCGCCGGCCACGCCACCGTCATCGCCCTGACCACGGCGAAGGGCGCCGACCTCGCCGCCGCCGACGCCCGCCACGGCACCGAGAGCCGCACCCGCGACGACGCCCTCGCCGCGATCGGCTCCTACACCTCGGAGAACGGCTCCCTCCAGCTGATGCGCGGCTTCCTGTTCGCCATCTCCGCGCTGGTGATCGGCGCGTTCTTCACCGTCTGGACGATCCAGCGCAGCGGCGACATCGCCGTCCTCAAGGCGCTCGGCGCCTCCACCCGCTACCTGCTGCGCGACGCCCTCGGCCAGGCGGTGCTGCTGCTGGTGCTCGGTACGGCCGTCGGCACCGCGATCGCGGCCGGCTTCGGCGCGCTGATCGGCTCCGCCGTCCCCTTCGTCCTGGACGCCCCGACCGTCCTGCTGCCCGCCGTCGTCATGATCGCCCTCGGCGCGGTCGGCGCGGCCCTGTCCATCCGCCGGATCACCTCCGTCGACCCGCTGACCGCTCTGGGGAGCGCACGATGA